Within the Opitutaceae bacterium TAV5 genome, the region AACGGCAACTACATCATCACCACCCGTAACGACGGCACCTGGATCGTCTCGCCAAAGGAAATCACCGTCACGGCCAACGGCGGCACGTCCACTTACGGCGATGCGCCGGCCAACCCCGGGTTCACGGCCGGGGGTCTGGTCAACGGGGAAACCGTTGCGGTGCTCACCGGCCTGGGGAACAGCTTCGGTATCACGGGCACGACGAACGCGGGCAGCCACACGCTGACGGTCGAGGGCACGCTGACCAACGGCAACTACACCATCGCGCAGCGCCACGACGGCGCCTGGATCGTCTCGCCGAAGGAAATCACGGTGGCGGCCAACGGCGGCACGTCGACCTATGGCGATGCGCCGGCCAATCCCGGCATCACCGCCGAGGGTCTGGTCAACGGCGAGACCGTCGACGTGCTCACCGGGCTCGCCAACAGCTTCGGCGTCGGCGCGACGACCGGAGCCGGCAGTTACACGCTCACTGTCGAAGGCGAACTGGCCAACGGCAACTACACCGTCATGAGCCGCCACGACGGCACGTGGATCGTGTCGCCGAAAGACCTGCTGATCACGGCCAACGATGCGACACGGCTCACGGACAGCCCGAACCCGGTTTTCACCGCGAGCTTCGAAGGCCTCGTCAACGGCGAGACGGCCGACGTGGTCTCGGGGCTGGAGTTCACGACGCCGGCCACGCCGGAGTCGGAGCCGGGCGCGTATGCGATCACGCCCTGGGGAGCCGCGGCGGCCAATTACGCGATCCGCTACGAGGACGGCGTGCTCACCGTGGTGTCTCCCGGCATCACGGTGGACGGATACACGGTGCCGGTGGTACAGATCGACGGCGTGCCGGTGCGTTCGGATAAGTATGCCGCGGTGGTGCGCGGCGGGCGCACGACGTTGGTGCCCCTGGTCGATGCGCAAACCGGTGAGAGCCGGGCGGTGGAGCAGGACGTGGGCAACGCGCTGGCCTCGCCGCCGCTGCTGACTTTTTCCCTGTCGCCATCGCCGTCCGGGCCTCCGGCGAGCTATCGCGCCGGCGCGGAAGGCGAGGCGCCGTCCGGTCCCGCGCCGCTGGCCGTGACGAGCTTTTCCGAATTCCTCAAGGCGGAGGGCGCACGATGAGCCAATTCATGAAACCCGTCCTCCTTGTCCTCCTCCTGACGGCGACTGCCGCGTCGCATGCGCAGACCTACGAGCAGGTGGCGCCGCAGACGCCGGCTCCGGCGGAGCCGGCCCCGCCGGTCCTGCCCGTGCCGCAGCCGGAACCGGAGTCCGGCGACGACCGCGTGCTCACGCCCGCCCTGCTCGGTCTGGTTTTCGTGACCGACCCGGCCGGGGTCAGGCCGGAAGGCGTATCAATTGATGGAATACACATGCCCTCCGGTCTGCTGCTCGACACGCCGGCCTTCCGCGAAAAACTGGAGACGCGGCTGGGGAAACCCCTGACGCTGGGCGGGCTCCGGGAGATCACGCGCGAGGCGGTGCTGGCGTATCGGGCCGCGGACCGGCCGATCGTCGATGTGGCCGCGCCGGAGCAGAACATCCGGTCGGGCACGATCCAGCTCCTCGTCACCGAGGGGCGGCTGGGAGAGGTGCGCGCGGAAGGCAACCGCTGGTTTTCCTCCGGACGGCTGACCGGTGAGGTGCGCATCGCACCCGGCGAGTCCATCTCCGGGTCGGAGCTGCTCGACGACCTGGCCTGGCTCAACCAGAACCCGTTCCGGCGGGTGGATCTGGTGTTCGCGCGCGGCGCGCAACCCGGGGAGACCGACGTGATCCTGCGCACGCAGGACCGGCGTCCCTGGCGGGTGTATGCCGGCTACGACGACTCGGGCACCCCGCTCACCGACGAGGACCGGCTGTTCGCCGGCTTCAACTGGGGTGATGTTTTCGGCCTGGACCACCAGCTCAATTACCAGTTCACCACGAGTCCCGATTTCGAAAAAATGGTGGCGCACTCCGCCAGCTATGTCGTGCCGCTGCCCTGGAGACACACGCTGACGCTCTTTGGCAGCTATGCGAAGAGCGAGCCGGACATCCCGCCTTTCAATCTGGAAGGCACCTCCTGGCAGGCGGGATTGCGTTACCGGGTGCCGCTGCGTTCCTGGCAGGGAGTCGAGCATGCGGTTTCGGCGGGTTTTGACTTCAAGCGCAGCGACAACAACCTGGCGTTCGGCGGCATGTCGGTGTTCGCGCAGGCGACCGATGTCGTGCAACTGGTTTTGGGATACGAGGCGAGCCTGGCGGACCGTCTGGGAGTGACCTCGGCTGCGTTCACCGTGGCGCTGAGCCCTGGCGGCATCGGTGGCCACAACGACGATGCCGACTACGCGGCGGCGCGCTCGTACGCCGAAGCGCGCTACGCCTGGGCGCGCCTCGCGCTGGAACGCACCACGCGGCTGCCGCAGGAGTTTTCCTGGGTGGTGCGGGCCGAGGCGCAGCTTGCGAGCGGCAACCTGCTGGGCAGCGAGCAGCTCGGGTTTGGCGGAGCATCGTCGCTGCGCGGCTACGACGAGCGCGAGGCCAACGGCGATAGCGGCTTCATCCTCGTGAACGAACTGCACGGTCCGGCGTTTTCCGTGGCACGGCATCTCGGCTTCACACGCGCAAGCGACCGGCTGGTGCCGCTGGTGTTTCTCGACGCGGGCGTGGCGGTGATCGCCGACACGCTGCCGGGGGAGGAGCGCACGCGCGAGCTGCTGAGCACGGGTATTGGCCTGCGCTATACGCTGGCGGCGAACATCGTCGCCCGGTTCGACTACGGCTGGCAGTTGCGCGACAGCGGCGTGTCCCCGACCGGTGACAACCAGCGTGGCCATGTGAGCGTGACGGTGGCCTGGTGACCGTTGCCCCGGAGGCCGCTTCCTTCCGGGAAAATCCACAGACTTCAGAGTGCTGGCATTATTTGCAATATATTTTCTTTAATAACGGAACAGACTTGAGTGTGTGAGGTTGCGGGAATGCAATCTCCGGATGAATTCTCTCTTCCCTCGTCGTGTTTTGTGGTCGTTGCTGACTGTCGTTGCTTTTGCCATGTCTGCCTGCGGACGGGCTCCGCTGGAGCCGGCGGAACGGCTTGAGGTGATGAAAACGGTCTTGAGGGAAGTGCAGGAACTCCGGGGCGACACCAATCGCGCGATCGAGTTGCCCGAGTACGTGCTGAAAATGCAGTACATGAACGCGGTCATCGACAAGGCCCTCAAGGGCGCGGACGAGGAAACGGCCGCGAAGATGCGTTATTATGCGGCGCCCTGGAACGCAGCGCTGGAAATATGGACCCATTTCCAGGGACCTCCCTCGGAACTGATGCCAACCCTGGTCGAACAATGGAAGATCGGAGCGGAGCGCGTGCGGGAACTGCAAAACGCCATCCGCGAACTGGAGGCGGAAGCGGCGGCCGGGGCGGAGGCCGGCAGCCCGACGTAACGGCCGGGCTCCCGGCCCGGCGTTCCGGGAGAGCGACCGGCGTCATCGCTTGCGGCGTGTTCAGTTTTTTTCCGTCCGCGGGAGCAGGGTCAGGACGATGTCATCGCCTTGGGCTTTCAACTCCCGGGTTACCGGATCGATGTCGGTGGGCCGCGTGTCGAGCTTGCCGTTGGGGCCGGTGGCCACGAGAGTGATGAGGCCGGGGTAATAGTGGATGCCGTCGGGGTCGGCAGGAATGATGACGCGATACCAGGACGTCACCTTGCGGGCGAGGGGATCGTCGAGCAGGGTCCAGGCGTCGGGTTTTACGGGCAGGGTGCGGGCGGTGGTGAAGGCGCCGCCCATCTCTCTTTCCGTTTTCTGTCCGGAACTGCCGGGCGCGGTTTCGAACGTGCCGGTGGCGTCGAGCGTCAGATACGGGCCGTTCCATCCGCGCCAGTTGCGGTTATTGCCCGGCCCCGGTGACTTCGGGTCGCGGACAGCGAGACGCGTGGCGAGCAGATCGCGGAAATCGGCGAGGTCGCTTTCGCGAAGCGCGGCGGGCCGTTCGGGGACCGGAGCGGAAAAGATCTCTTCCTGGCTGTTGGTGCCGGGAGCGGGTTGTGAGGTGGCGGGCGCGGCGATGCCGGCGAGCGGCCACAGGCCGAAACGGTCGAACAGCTCCATGTCCTCGTCCTGCAACTGGCAGTCCTGGTAACAGCGCCGGAAGGCGGCCTGGAGGGTGCTCATGTCGGTGAGGACGATGGTTTCCGGAGGGAATTCGGTGGTGCGCCGGCAATCCGGCACAAGGATGATGAGGAGAACCCCGAACAGCGTGCCGACGAGGAGGAGTTCGAGCAACGAGAGTCCGCGTTGCGAACGCAGACGGTTGCCGGGTTGAGGGAAGCTGCTCATGAGGGCCGCGATTATCCAGGGAGTGTTTCGTCGGGGCAAGCATGACGCTACAAAATGGCATTAACGGGCAAGGTTGGCCGGTGGTCCCCGGTTTCCGACGGTGGCTCTCTTCTGCCCGATTCTCCGTCCGCCCTTGCGCGCAACCCCGGCGAGAGTCTCATTAATAAACCGCCGTTCCGCGTGTTATTATGAGTACATCAGCAGCTGCATCCCCCATGCCAACCCGCCTCCGCGCTTCATGAACCAGGCTCCCGACGCTCTTTCCGTTCACGGTCTGATCGCCGAAGCCCTTGTGCGGCACGAAGCGACGTTGTTCCGCTACGCGACCCGACTCCTGCACGATGCCGACCAGGCTCGCGACATCGTGCAGGAGACCTTTGCCGCTCTCGGCTCCACGCCTCCCGCGGCGTGGGCCGATCACACCGGCGCATGGCTCTTCACCGTCTGCCGGCGCAAGGCACTCAACGTCTTGCGCAAGCAGGGGCGCATGACGCTTCTCGACGACGAAGCCACCGGCCGCATCCCGTCACCCGAAGCCGATCCCGCCGCTCTCCTCCAGCATGCCGAAGACCGGCAACAGATCCTCGCCCTCGTCTCCGCCCTCCCTCCCGCCCAGCGCGAAATCGTCCGGCTCCGCTACCAGGAAGGTTTCAGCTACCAGGAAATCGGCGAGATCACCGGCCGCTCCGCCAATCACGTCGGCGTGCTCCTGCATACGGCCGTCCAGTCCATGCGCCGCGAATGGGAGGCCAGCAACAACCGCTAGTCCTTTTCCGGCCCCGCCGCCGCAATCCGCCGCCCGCCCGGCCTGCCGCCAACCACACTTTTACAGACAATCCGACGATCCACGATCGAACGCTCCACCGCCACCACGCAGCCGCCACGACCATGACCACGACCTCGCGCACCGCTCCGTCTCCCACTCCCGATGACCCGCGCCTCACCGCCTACGTTTCCGGCGACCTGCCGCCCGGCGAAGCCGAAACCTTCGCCCGGGAGGTGGCGGCCGACGCCGCCACCCAGGCCGAAGTGGACCGCACCCGGCAATTCGTCGCCGCGCTGGAGGATGCGCTCACCTCCGAACCGCTGCCGGAGCCGCCGCACGATACCGACGTGCCGTTGCCGCGACGCCTGCGCGAGCAGCCGGTGATGCGCCGCCGCCTTTCCATTTTCCCGGCCCTCGCCAGCGCGCTGGCGATCGCCGCGTGCCTGGTCATGGTCGCCGCGCTCCTGCTGCCGACGGTAGGGAGCCAGTTCCTTCCCGTCGTGGTCCTCGGGCTTGCGGTTGGCGGGCTTGTATTCCTGCGAATCACCGGCCGGATCGGCACCCTGACGCTGATGGTGGCGTTGGTGGCGGTGGGGATTGTCGTGCTCGGCTGGCTGGGGATCGCCGGCGGGGTCCGGGAATAACTCCAGGACGGTTGGTGTCACTCCCCCGCCAGCAATCGCAGCAACCCTTCCTCGTCGAGCACGGGCACACCGAGTTTCCGGGCCTTTTCCAGTTTCGACCCGGCTTCCTCGCCGGCGACGACGTAGTGGGTTTTCTTGGACACGCTGCCGCTCACCTTGCCGCCGGCCGCCTCGATTTTCTCCGTCGCCTGCTCGCGGCCCAGCGTCGGGAGCGTGCCGGTGAGCACGAACGTCTTGCCCGCCGCCGGGCTGTCCGCCGCGTTCTCCGCCGGCGGCGTCGGCGCGAGGCCGGCGCGTTGCAGGTCGGCCACGAGTTCGCGGTTCGTCCCGTCGTCGAACCACGCGCGCACGGCCTGCGCGGTGATTTCGCCAAAATCCGCCAGCCGCACGAGGTCGGGCAGCGGCGCGGCGGCCAGCGCATCGAGCGAGCGGAAAGAGCGGGCCAGCGTCTTGGCCGCCGTCGCGCCGACCTGCGGGATGCCGAGGCCGTGAATCACGCGCCACAGGTCGGCGGTGCGGCGGGCGTCGATGGCGTTGATCAGGTTGTTGGCCCATGTCTCGCCGGATTTTTTCAGCGGCAGCAGGTCTTCGACCTTCAGCCGGAACAGGTCGGGGATCGTCGTGATGAGTTTCTTCTCCAGAAGCAGGTCCACAATCTCCCGGCCGAGACCATCGATATCGAGGCACGCTTTGGAGGCGAAATGCGCGACGCGGCGGCGGACTTTTTCCGGACAATGCGGGTTGGGGCACCGCCAGGCCACACCGCCCTCGACGCGCACGACAGGCGTGCCGCACGCGGGGCATTTTTCGGGGAAACAGTAGGGTTCGCACGAAGGTATCCGCTTGTCCATGACAACGCCGATGACCGCCGGGATGATCTCGCCCGCCTTTTCGATGAGCACGGTGTCGCCGATGCGCACGTCCTTGCGCGCGATCTCGTCGGCATTGTGCAGCGTGGCGCGTTTGACGGTGGTGCCGGCAAGGAGCACGGGATCGAGCTCGGCCACGGGCGTGAGCACGCCGGTGCGGCCGACCTGGATGGTGATGGCGTTGATGCGCGTCTCGGCGCGGTCGGGCGGGAACTTGAAGGCGCAGGCCCAGCGCGGCGAGAGCTTGCGGGCTTCCTGCGCGCGGCCGGCGGCGTCGGTGCCGCGGTAGCCGAGGATTTTTTGCTGCGCGAAAAGATCGAGTTTCACCACCGCCCCATCGGTCGCGTAGGCAAAGCCGCGCCGCAGCCGGTCGAGCTCCGCGATGGCCTCGCGCACGGCCTCGATGCCGCGCACGGACCAGGTTTTTTCCACCGTCGGCAGCCCCCAGGCGGCGAGTTGTCGCTGGAAGCCGGTCTGCGAATCGAAACCCCAGCCGGGCGTGGGGGGGGCCGCGGTGGCCAGCGCCGCCAGCGCCTGTTCGGGCGCGGGTTCGCACGCGCCGAGTCCATAGAGCACGATTTCGAGGCGGCGCGAGGCGACCACCGAAGAGTCGAGCAGCTTGAGCGTGCCGGCGGCGAGATTGCGCGGGTTGGCGTAGGCGGCTTCGCCCGCTTCCTCCTGCTGCTGGTTGATCCGGCGAAATTCTTCCTCGCGCAGAAAAATTTCGCCGCGGATCTCGATCAGATCGGGGAAGGGGGCAACGGGCACCGGCGCCGCCGGTGTGGAGGCAGGAGCCGGGGCGGCGGCGAGCGAAAACAGGTCGTCCTCCGGTCCGGGTCCGGCGGGCGCGGGGGGGGAGGGGGGGGCGACCACCGGTGGCGCGGCGCGCAGGGTGTGCGGGAGGCCGCGGAGGGTGCGGACGTTGGCCGTTACGTCGTCGCCTTCGGAGCCGTCGCCGCGAGTCACCGCGCGGGTGAGCTTGCCGTGTTCGTAGGTGAGGGAAACGGCCGCGCCGTCGATCTTGGGCTCGACGATGCAGGCGAGCCGGGCGTTGTCGGCATCGGCCGCGTCGTTTTCGGCGCGGGCTTCGCCAGTGCCGGCGTCGATCGCGCCGGCCGCCGCCAGGGTCTTGAGCAGGCGGGCGTAGAACTCGCGCAGTTCGCCGTCATCGTAGGTGTTGTCGAGCGTCATCATCGCCTGCCGGTGGCGCACGCGGGCAAACCCCTCGGCGCGATCGTCACCGATGCGGCGCGTGGGCGATTCGCCGGTGGCGAGTTCCGGGTGCTGCGCCTCGAGATCGGCGAGCTCGCGCTTCAGGCGGTCGTAGTCGAAATCGCTCAGTTCGGGACGCGCGGCACGGTAGTAGAGTTCGTCGTGCCGGGCGAGTTCGGCACGGAGCGCGGCGATGCGGGCGGCGGGGGAATTTTCCGGAGAGGCGGACATGGGAAAAAGCTGAAAAACTGGAAGGCTGGAAAACTGAAGGGGAGTTCTGAAACCGGATTTTTTGAACAGAAGATAACGGGAGGTTCTGAAAATACATTTTTAACCACTCATGCACACTGATGCACACTAATGGGCACTGACGAGCAAACCTGATCGGAATGCAATCAGATGATATTGAATGGATTCTGAACCGTTATTAGTGTGCATCAGTGTGCATGAGTGGTTAACTTGATTGAAAGAAGTTAATTTTCAGAACCTCGCTGAAAGGCGGGAAAGCCGGATTGCCCGGCCCGGTCAGGCCGACTGGACGGATTTGTCCGATGAATCGGCGCCGGCAGCCGACGCGGCCGGGGCGACGGGATCCTGGCCGGCCCCGGCAAGGGTCTTTTTTCGCCGCCGCCACGTCCACAGTTTCCATTCGAGCAGGCGGCGGTACGGGCCGATCAGGCAATACGCGGCAATGGCGACGGCGGCGCCCGACGTGTCGGCGATCCAGTCGCGGATGTCGGAGGAGCGGCCCGGGGTGAAATGCTGGTGAATCTCGTCGCTCGCGCCGAAAAGCGACACGAGCAGCAGCGCCAGCCACCAGCGGCGCTGCCCGAGCTGGCGCAGCACGAGCGTGCCCATCAGGCCGAAGACGCTGAAGTGGGCGAGCTTGTCGAAATTGCTGATCGAGGGCGCGGCCACGCGGCTGTGGTTGGAGGCCCAGATGACCGTCGAGATCAGCAGGACGACGTAAACCCAGTGCCAGAGCGGCGCGTTTTGCGAACGTGACATGTCACCGACGATGCACGTCTCCTGCCAATTGTCTTGCGCAAAACCGGACCGGTCACCGCGTGTCATTTTTCAAGGACGGCCTCGCCCGGAACGATCCGCGTCCGGAGCGCCGTTTGCGCTCCCGGGGCCCGGGCGAAATGTCCGCGCCGTCCGCACCAGGATCACCCGCGCCGGCAGCCAGATCGCCAGAAACAGCAGCGGCGCGGTCGCCGCCCAGCCGGAGATCGCGTGCAGGATCGCCCACCCGAACCGTCCGCCGAACTCGCGCAGCGGCAATGCATGAAACGCCCGCGTGAGGGTTTGCAGATCGAACGGCGCATCGTGCGCGCGCCAGAGCCATTCGCCGATCCGCAGGTAAACGAAGATCATCGCCACATGCACCGGCGTGAGCGCGTAGTTGAGCGCGATCAGCAGCGGCTGGTTCATGCGCAGCCACAGTCCCATAAAGATGTTGAGCGTGGTCGTGGTGCCCATGACGGGAAACAGGGAGCACACCGTGCCGGCCGCCACCGTCGTGGCGATCCGTTCCGGCGCCACGCCCTGGCCCAGTTGCAGCATCACCGGCCGCACCACCCGCCGCCGCCACATGCTCTCGTGCGCCACCTCCGCCACGGCGGGAGCAGGAGATGAAGGCGGAGAGGCGGTGGCGGACGTTTCCGGAGACATGCGGAGAAGAAGACTGCGGACAATGCCATGCCGGCGGTGGCGACACAAGAGGACAACGGGGCTGCCGGAGCGGCCGCATGGCAGACCGCCGTTCCTGCCCAATCCCCTTGTCCCGCAGCCTTCCGGCCGCATGATGTCCGTCGGCCTTTCTTCCCTTATGAAAAAACTCACGGTTCTTTTTCTCGCCGTTTCCCTCACCGCCAATGCCGCTTTCATCGCCCGCTCCGCCTGGCGCGCGCACCGGGAATCCTCCGACGGCGCCGCCGATTCCGGCCGCAACGCGGCCCGCCTCGCCACCGCCGGCAAGAATGCCCGCGCCGGCGGCTCCGCTTCCGTCGGCGAAAGCGACCTCCTCGAAGCCTTGCGCGGCGACGATCCCGTGGCCCTCCGCGATGTCCTCCGCGCCGCCGGCGTCGACGACCGCACCCTGCGCATGATCGTTTCCAGCACGATCTGGCGCCGTTACTCCGACCGCATGAAGGCGCTCCAGCCGCAGCCCGATCCCGAAACCCTCAACAAAAACTGGTGGAAGGAAAACCCCTGGGAAGCGCAGTACAACCGCCAGACCAAAGAGCAGCGCGCGGAAGCCCGCCGCCTGCAACGCGAGGTCCGCGACACACTCGAAAACCTCCTCGGCAAGGACCCCGAGGCCGGCCGTTACGGCGGCTGGGTCGATCCCCGCACGTCCTTCCTCCCCGAAGGGAAACGCACCTCCATTCAGGAAGTGGAGCAGGACTACGCCGAACTCACCAGCGAACTCTACCGCGAGGCCGGCCGTTTCCAGGTCCCCTCCGACGCCGAGGCCATGCGCGTCCTCCAGGAATCCAAAAAGCAGGATCTCGCCGCTCTCCTCACTCCGGAAGAATTTGCGCAATAC harbors:
- a CDS encoding peptide transporter, coding for MSQFMKPVLLVLLLTATAASHAQTYEQVAPQTPAPAEPAPPVLPVPQPEPESGDDRVLTPALLGLVFVTDPAGVRPEGVSIDGIHMPSGLLLDTPAFREKLETRLGKPLTLGGLREITREAVLAYRAADRPIVDVAAPEQNIRSGTIQLLVTEGRLGEVRAEGNRWFSSGRLTGEVRIAPGESISGSELLDDLAWLNQNPFRRVDLVFARGAQPGETDVILRTQDRRPWRVYAGYDDSGTPLTDEDRLFAGFNWGDVFGLDHQLNYQFTTSPDFEKMVAHSASYVVPLPWRHTLTLFGSYAKSEPDIPPFNLEGTSWQAGLRYRVPLRSWQGVEHAVSAGFDFKRSDNNLAFGGMSVFAQATDVVQLVLGYEASLADRLGVTSAAFTVALSPGGIGGHNDDADYAAARSYAEARYAWARLALERTTRLPQEFSWVVRAEAQLASGNLLGSEQLGFGGASSLRGYDEREANGDSGFILVNELHGPAFSVARHLGFTRASDRLVPLVFLDAGVAVIADTLPGEERTRELLSTGIGLRYTLAANIVARFDYGWQLRDSGVSPTGDNQRGHVSVTVAW
- a CDS encoding RNA polymerase subunit sigma-24; translated protein: MNQAPDALSVHGLIAEALVRHEATLFRYATRLLHDADQARDIVQETFAALGSTPPAAWADHTGAWLFTVCRRKALNVLRKQGRMTLLDDEATGRIPSPEADPAALLQHAEDRQQILALVSALPPAQREIVRLRYQEGFSYQEIGEITGRSANHVGVLLHTAVQSMRREWEASNNR
- a CDS encoding teicoplanin resistance protein VanZ — translated: MTRGDRSGFAQDNWQETCIVGDMSRSQNAPLWHWVYVVLLISTVIWASNHSRVAAPSISNFDKLAHFSVFGLMGTLVLRQLGQRRWWLALLLVSLFGASDEIHQHFTPGRSSDIRDWIADTSGAAVAIAAYCLIGPYRRLLEWKLWTWRRRKKTLAGAGQDPVAPAASAAGADSSDKSVQSA
- a CDS encoding DNA ligase, which encodes MSASPENSPAARIAALRAELARHDELYYRAARPELSDFDYDRLKRELADLEAQHPELATGESPTRRIGDDRAEGFARVRHRQAMMTLDNTYDDGELREFYARLLKTLAAAGAIDAGTGEARAENDAADADNARLACIVEPKIDGAAVSLTYEHGKLTRAVTRGDGSEGDDVTANVRTLRGLPHTLRAAPPVVAPPSPPAPAGPGPEDDLFSLAAAPAPASTPAAPVPVAPFPDLIEIRGEIFLREEEFRRINQQQEEAGEAAYANPRNLAAGTLKLLDSSVVASRRLEIVLYGLGACEPAPEQALAALATAAPPTPGWGFDSQTGFQRQLAAWGLPTVEKTWSVRGIEAVREAIAELDRLRRGFAYATDGAVVKLDLFAQQKILGYRGTDAAGRAQEARKLSPRWACAFKFPPDRAETRINAITIQVGRTGVLTPVAELDPVLLAGTTVKRATLHNADEIARKDVRIGDTVLIEKAGEIIPAVIGVVMDKRIPSCEPYCFPEKCPACGTPVVRVEGGVAWRCPNPHCPEKVRRRVAHFASKACLDIDGLGREIVDLLLEKKLITTIPDLFRLKVEDLLPLKKSGETWANNLINAIDARRTADLWRVIHGLGIPQVGATAAKTLARSFRSLDALAAAPLPDLVRLADFGEITAQAVRAWFDDGTNRELVADLQRAGLAPTPPAENAADSPAAGKTFVLTGTLPTLGREQATEKIEAAGGKVSGSVSKKTHYVVAGEEAGSKLEKARKLGVPVLDEEGLLRLLAGE